From a region of the Falco naumanni isolate bFalNau1 unplaced genomic scaffold, bFalNau1.pat scaffold_120_arrow_pat_ctg1, whole genome shotgun sequence genome:
- the LOC121082011 gene encoding collagen alpha-1(III) chain-like isoform X2, with translation MSSPPLSVAVASATEASGRALQALTRLAEALGTPETVPAVLEEVKMVLAEVETALVRLNAALVAALEVAAVTEMPPGLNVEGLYRALGAAADANASELERELRQNRRRRRGLWVTRSVAFVLMLVCAPLRDVPGRGAGGAGGDPGVSPCPLPGHRHPGLPGGPVGRGDVPASPGHRRQPPAPPGHPLPPPGLGHRRCHRRHRPGHPGHRRGPRHLGDVGGGGRPPEEPGGLRHRRPGDGPRFPRQRPRPGGHRGGLGDSHGGQGGDAEVGPGAGGSARGQVGTGTPRGSCWGQPNVPSPSWGHRDVPRPIWGHQDVPCPIWGHRDAPCPIWGHQEVPPSSGATRTSPVPSGDTRRSLLVLGTPGCPLSHLGPPGCPLSHLGTPEDPLSHLGTPGCPLSHLGPPEDPLSHLGPPGCPLSHLGTPGRPLSHLGTPGGPSFFWGHQDVPCPIWGHQEVPPCSGATRMSPVPSGDTRTSLLVLGPPEDPLSHLGTPGCPLSHLGSPGRSSFFWGHQDVPCPIWGHQKVPPSSGATRTSPVPSGATRRFLLVLGPPGCPLSHLGPPGGSSLFWGHQDVPCPIWGHRDVPCPIWGHQEVPPCSGDTRMSPVPSGATGMSPVPSGATRTSPVPSEDTQMSLSHLGTPRVSPSPWGHQDVPSHPFTWGH, from the exons ATGTCCTCTCCACCGCTGTCCGTGGCGGTGGCCTCAGCCACCGAGGCCTCGGGGCGAGCGCTACAGGCGCTGACGAGGCTGGCGGAGGCGTTGGGGACACCGGAGACGGTGCCGGCGGTGCTGGAGGAGGTGAAGATGGTGCTGGCGGAGGTGGAAACGGCGCTGGTGAGGCTGAACGCGGCGCTGGTGGCGGCGCTGGAGGTGGCAGCGGTGACAGAGATGCCACCGGGGCTGAATGTTGAAGGGCTTTACCGGGCGCTGGGGGCGGCCGCCGATGCCAACGCTTCTGAACTGGAACGGGAGCTGAGGCAGAACCGCCGGCGCCGCAGAGGTCTGTGGGTGACCCGGAGCGTTGCCTTCGTCCTGATGCTTGTCTGTGCCCCGCTGCGTGA TGTCCCTGGACGTGGTGCGGGAGGCGCTGGGGGTGACCCAGGAGTGTCACCTTGTCCCCTGCCTGGCCACCGTCACCCTGGTCTGCCAGGTGGCCCTGTGGGGCGCGGGGACGTCCCAGCGTCACCTGGCCACCGCCGCCAGCCACCAGCGCCACCAGGCCACCCGCTACCGCCGCCTGGCCTGGGACACCGCCGCTGTCACCGCCGCCACCGGCCGGGCCACCCAGGCCATCGCCGCGGCCCGCGTCACCTTGGGGACGTCGGAGGAGGTGGCCGCCCACCTGAGGAACCTGGTGGACTCCGTCACCGAAGACCTGGAGATGGCCCGAGGTTTCCCCGCCAGCGCCCGCGCCCTGGGGGACATCGTGGTGGCCTTGGGGACAGCCATGGAGGACAAGGAGGGGACGCAGAGGTTGGCCCGGGTGCTGGAGGCTCTGCCAGGGGACAAGTAGGGACGGGGACACCGCGAGGGTCCTGCTGGGGACAGCCCAATGTTCCTTCTCCATCCTGGGGACACCGGGATGTCCCCCGTCCCATCTGGGGACACCAGGATGTCCCCTGTCCCATCTGGGGCCACCGGGACGCCCCCTGTCCCatctggggacaccaggaggtTCCTCCTTCTTCTGGGGCCACCAGGACATCCCCTGTCCCatctggggacaccaggaggtCCCTCCTTGTTCTGGGGACACCAGGATGTCCCCTGTCCCATCTGGGGCCACCGGGATGTCCCCTGTCCCATCTGGGGACACCAGAAGATCCCCTGTCCCATCTGGGGACACCGGGATGTCCCCTGTCCCATCTGGGGCCACCAGAAGATCCCCTGTCCCATCTGGGGCCACCGGGATGCCCCCTGTCCCATCTGGGGACACCAGGACGTCCCCTGTCCCatctggggacaccaggaggtCCCTCCTTCTTCTGGGGCCACCAGGACGTCCCCTGTCCCatctggggacaccaggaggtCCCTCCTTGTTCTGGGGCCACCAGGATGTCCCCTGTCCCATCTGGGGACACCAGGAC GTCCCTCCTTGTTCTGGGGCCACCAGAAGATCCCCTGTCCCATCTGGGGACACCGGGATGTCCCCTGTCCCATCTGGGGTCACCAGGAC GTTCCTCCTTCTTCTGGGGCCACCAGGATGTCCCCTGTCCCATCTGGGGACACCAGAAGGTTCCTCCTTCTTCTGGGGCCACCAGGACGTCCCCTGTCCCATCTGGGGCCACCAGGAGGTTCCTCCTTGTTCTGGGGCCACCAGGATGTCCCCTGTCCCATCTGGGGCCACCAGGAGGTTCCTCCTTGTTCTGGGGCCACCAGGACGTCCCCTGTCCCATCTGGGGCCACCGGGATGTCCCCTGTCCCatctggggacaccaggaggtCCCTCCTTGTTCTGGGGACACCAGGATGTCCCCTGTCCCATCTGGGGCCACCGGGATGTCCCCTGTCCCATCTGGGGCCACCAGGACGTCCCCTGTCCCATCTGAGGACACCCAGATGTCCCTCTCCCACCTGGGGACACCCAGAGTGTCCCCTTCACCTTGGGGACACCAGGATGTCCCTTCTCATCCCTTCACCTGGGGACATTGA
- the LOC121082011 gene encoding collagen alpha-4(IV) chain-like isoform X1, producing the protein MSSPPLSVAVASATEASGRALQALTRLAEALGTPETVPAVLEEVKMVLAEVETALVRLNAALVAALEVAAVTEMPPGLNVEGLYRALGAAADANASELERELRQNRRRRRGLWVTRSVAFVLMLVCAPLRDVPGRGAGGAGGDPGVSPCPLPGHRHPGLPGGPVGRGDVPASPGHRRQPPAPPGHPLPPPGLGHRRCHRRHRPGHPGHRRGPRHLGDVGGGGRPPEEPGGLRHRRPGDGPRFPRQRPRPGGHRGGLGDSHGGQGGDAEVGPGAGGSARGQVGTGTPRGSCWGQPNVPSPSWGHRDVPRPIWGHQDVPCPIWGHRDAPCPIWGHQEVPPSSGATRTSPVPSGDTRRSLLVLGTPGCPLSHLGPPGCPLSHLGTPEDPLSHLGTPGCPLSHLGPPEDPLSHLGPPGCPLSHLGTPGRPLSHLGTPGGPSFFWGHQDVPCPIWGHQEVPPCSGATRMSPVPSGDTRTSLLVLGPPEDPLSHLGTPGCPLSHLGSPGRPLSHLGPPGGSSFFWGHQDVPCPIWGHQKVPPSSGATRTSPVPSGATRRFLLVLGPPGCPLSHLGPPGGSSLFWGHQDVPCPIWGHRDVPCPIWGHQEVPPCSGDTRMSPVPSGATGMSPVPSGATRTSPVPSEDTQMSLSHLGTPRVSPSPWGHQDVPSHPFTWGH; encoded by the exons ATGTCCTCTCCACCGCTGTCCGTGGCGGTGGCCTCAGCCACCGAGGCCTCGGGGCGAGCGCTACAGGCGCTGACGAGGCTGGCGGAGGCGTTGGGGACACCGGAGACGGTGCCGGCGGTGCTGGAGGAGGTGAAGATGGTGCTGGCGGAGGTGGAAACGGCGCTGGTGAGGCTGAACGCGGCGCTGGTGGCGGCGCTGGAGGTGGCAGCGGTGACAGAGATGCCACCGGGGCTGAATGTTGAAGGGCTTTACCGGGCGCTGGGGGCGGCCGCCGATGCCAACGCTTCTGAACTGGAACGGGAGCTGAGGCAGAACCGCCGGCGCCGCAGAGGTCTGTGGGTGACCCGGAGCGTTGCCTTCGTCCTGATGCTTGTCTGTGCCCCGCTGCGTGA TGTCCCTGGACGTGGTGCGGGAGGCGCTGGGGGTGACCCAGGAGTGTCACCTTGTCCCCTGCCTGGCCACCGTCACCCTGGTCTGCCAGGTGGCCCTGTGGGGCGCGGGGACGTCCCAGCGTCACCTGGCCACCGCCGCCAGCCACCAGCGCCACCAGGCCACCCGCTACCGCCGCCTGGCCTGGGACACCGCCGCTGTCACCGCCGCCACCGGCCGGGCCACCCAGGCCATCGCCGCGGCCCGCGTCACCTTGGGGACGTCGGAGGAGGTGGCCGCCCACCTGAGGAACCTGGTGGACTCCGTCACCGAAGACCTGGAGATGGCCCGAGGTTTCCCCGCCAGCGCCCGCGCCCTGGGGGACATCGTGGTGGCCTTGGGGACAGCCATGGAGGACAAGGAGGGGACGCAGAGGTTGGCCCGGGTGCTGGAGGCTCTGCCAGGGGACAAGTAGGGACGGGGACACCGCGAGGGTCCTGCTGGGGACAGCCCAATGTTCCTTCTCCATCCTGGGGACACCGGGATGTCCCCCGTCCCATCTGGGGACACCAGGATGTCCCCTGTCCCATCTGGGGCCACCGGGACGCCCCCTGTCCCatctggggacaccaggaggtTCCTCCTTCTTCTGGGGCCACCAGGACATCCCCTGTCCCatctggggacaccaggaggtCCCTCCTTGTTCTGGGGACACCAGGATGTCCCCTGTCCCATCTGGGGCCACCGGGATGTCCCCTGTCCCATCTGGGGACACCAGAAGATCCCCTGTCCCATCTGGGGACACCGGGATGTCCCCTGTCCCATCTGGGGCCACCAGAAGATCCCCTGTCCCATCTGGGGCCACCGGGATGCCCCCTGTCCCATCTGGGGACACCAGGACGTCCCCTGTCCCatctggggacaccaggaggtCCCTCCTTCTTCTGGGGCCACCAGGACGTCCCCTGTCCCatctggggacaccaggaggtCCCTCCTTGTTCTGGGGCCACCAGGATGTCCCCTGTCCCATCTGGGGACACCAGGAC GTCCCTCCTTGTTCTGGGGCCACCAGAAGATCCCCTGTCCCATCTGGGGACACCGGGATGTCCCCTGTCCCATCTGGGGTCACCAGGACGTCCCCTGTCCCATCTGGGGCCACCAGGAGGTTCCTCCTTCTTCTGGGGCCACCAGGATGTCCCCTGTCCCATCTGGGGACACCAGAAGGTTCCTCCTTCTTCTGGGGCCACCAGGACGTCCCCTGTCCCATCTGGGGCCACCAGGAGGTTCCTCCTTGTTCTGGGGCCACCAGGATGTCCCCTGTCCCATCTGGGGCCACCAGGAGGTTCCTCCTTGTTCTGGGGCCACCAGGACGTCCCCTGTCCCATCTGGGGCCACCGGGATGTCCCCTGTCCCatctggggacaccaggaggtCCCTCCTTGTTCTGGGGACACCAGGATGTCCCCTGTCCCATCTGGGGCCACCGGGATGTCCCCTGTCCCATCTGGGGCCACCAGGACGTCCCCTGTCCCATCTGAGGACACCCAGATGTCCCTCTCCCACCTGGGGACACCCAGAGTGTCCCCTTCACCTTGGGGACACCAGGATGTCCCTTCTCATCCCTTCACCTGGGGACATTGA
- the LOC121082011 gene encoding uncharacterized protein LOC121082011 isoform X3, with protein sequence MSSPPLSVAVASATEASGRALQALTRLAEALGTPETVPAVLEEVKMVLAEVETALVRLNAALVAALEVAAVTEMPPGLNVEGLYRALGAAADANASELERELRQNRRRRRGLWVTRSVAFVLMLVCAPLLSLDVVREALGVTQECHLVPCLATVTLVCQVALWGAGTSQRHLATAASHQRHQATRYRRLAWDTAAVTAATGRATQAIAAARVTLGTSEEVAAHLRNLVDSVTEDLEMARGFPASARALGDIVVALGTAMEDKEGTQRLARVLEALPGDK encoded by the exons ATGTCCTCTCCACCGCTGTCCGTGGCGGTGGCCTCAGCCACCGAGGCCTCGGGGCGAGCGCTACAGGCGCTGACGAGGCTGGCGGAGGCGTTGGGGACACCGGAGACGGTGCCGGCGGTGCTGGAGGAGGTGAAGATGGTGCTGGCGGAGGTGGAAACGGCGCTGGTGAGGCTGAACGCGGCGCTGGTGGCGGCGCTGGAGGTGGCAGCGGTGACAGAGATGCCACCGGGGCTGAATGTTGAAGGGCTTTACCGGGCGCTGGGGGCGGCCGCCGATGCCAACGCTTCTGAACTGGAACGGGAGCTGAGGCAGAACCGCCGGCGCCGCAGAGGTCTGTGGGTGACCCGGAGCGTTGCCTTCGTCCTGATGCTTGTCTGTGCCCCGCTGC TGTCCCTGGACGTGGTGCGGGAGGCGCTGGGGGTGACCCAGGAGTGTCACCTTGTCCCCTGCCTGGCCACCGTCACCCTGGTCTGCCAGGTGGCCCTGTGGGGCGCGGGGACGTCCCAGCGTCACCTGGCCACCGCCGCCAGCCACCAGCGCCACCAGGCCACCCGCTACCGCCGCCTGGCCTGGGACACCGCCGCTGTCACCGCCGCCACCGGCCGGGCCACCCAGGCCATCGCCGCGGCCCGCGTCACCTTGGGGACGTCGGAGGAGGTGGCCGCCCACCTGAGGAACCTGGTGGACTCCGTCACCGAAGACCTGGAGATGGCCCGAGGTTTCCCCGCCAGCGCCCGCGCCCTGGGGGACATCGTGGTGGCCTTGGGGACAGCCATGGAGGACAAGGAGGGGACGCAGAGGTTGGCCCGGGTGCTGGAGGCTCTGCCAGGGGACAAGTAG